The stretch of DNA AAAAAACTATCAGAACAAATGTTAGATGAACAGAAAACTAAAGAGCAATTTTGGCCTCACTGGAcaatgcatatatatatatacatatataattgTTCGTCCTATATGCTTATTCTGTCAATTCTACTGCTGTCTCAAATGCAGGCATTGCATGTTTCAAAGAAGCCTGCAGCTAAGGAAGGGTTAAATTATGTTTTACTGACTTAATTCACATACTTAAGAAAACTTCACCCAATTCAgggctgttttttttaatcttacttGTCAGTCATGTTTTACAGACAAAATTCTCCACTTAACTTTGATTGATGTAATATTTTAAAGAGTATTTGCTATTCACACAATTAGCATTCGATGTTTAAAACACCAAAACTGGAAACAAAGTTAATTTGTCCAAAAGTACAGTCAAAGAGActaaaaagatattttagaaCCATCAATTGGAAATCTTTACTGTATCATAGTCACTTCAAGTGTTGTAAAGTAGTTTTCTACCATCTTcagcttttcttcagaaagcagaTTTTCTTGCTTCAATTGTCTAATAAGAGCTTCCAAGGACCTGAGTCTCCCCAAAGTTTTTACCTCCTGCATTTCAAGTAAAGTTATCTTAGAGTGGAGTTTTGAAATTTTCTGCCAAAGGTGATCTCTGTCTATGTCTTGTCTGCAGTATGAATGCTCAGTCTGCAGTATTTCACTTCCGTCATATTCAATCACTTCTGTCTTGTCTATGTCAAGAAACTCTTCCTTAACAGGCAGGAAAGAACTACTTACTCTTTCAGGCTCTTCTGGACTCTCAGCTGGCATAATAATAGCAATGACAGACTCTTCACTTCCACTGAACTGCTCAATAGTTTGTGTGACTGTACTCAGTAAAACTGCATCTTCACTTGTCTGCACTTCACCAGAACAGACCACATGAGGGACAGAATTTTCAACTGCATAGTCAGTAACCGACCCAAAAGCATTGTTCAGTTTCAGAGATGAATTCAAGTAGTCAGGGTCTGTAAATTGCAGGACTGTAGCTGTACAACCTCCTGAATCCTCTACAGAAGTTTGAACACTGGGACCTTCCACGCTCTGGACTGCTGCTGTCATTAAAACAGGATTAGGCTGATGTAAATACTGCTCAGAAGAACTATCAAGAATGACACTGTCTGCCTGAAAGCCACCTTCATCTGGAAGCTGCAGGTTTTGAATTTGTAAAGGTTTACTCAGTGCAGTTGAGCAAAccacttctgaaaaaaacaccttttcctCTACATTTTGTGCAATTACAGGATTTTTCTTTGGTATACAAGGTTCAAGCGGTACAGATACTTTCTCTGACACAACATTTGTTTCTGTCCGCTCTTCTCTCTGTACCTGTTGTGAACTGTTCTCAGAAGAATCTTTTtcctggaggagaaaaaaaaaaaaaagaaaatcaccacCTTGTAACAAGAAAATAACtaagcataaaaaaattaagtctcATTTATAGCATGCTACTGCAAAAGGACTAACTTAGATGAGTActgtttaaaaattacatcagaGGCCTCAGAATTCATGTAAGCATCTTCCACAACTTTACTTCATGTCCTAAAtgttaaaatactatttttaaagcTCTAAAAGCAATAAtagtgtttggttttttagttttggggtttttttcttattgtggtttgggtttttttatttgttctatTATAGGTTTTTGTCAAACTCTAGGGAATTTGTACTGTTTTACACACAAGATACCATAATTTTAAATGTACTTGAAGAGCAGGGGCTACACAAAGACTAGCTGGCATCTTCTATTACCATCTGAAACATTGTAGTAAATATATTAAATGTACACAGCACAAAGTTCTTGCATTAAAGATGATTGTAAACCAGCAATTCAATTCTGCCAACTAAATTTTACGCTTTATAAAAACGgaaaccttttttttgtttatagaTAGAGATCTTAGCAGAAAAATACATAGTTAACAGGACTTTAAACAGAAGTTGATACTGAGACAATTTGAAGCTTGTCCTTTTTTAGccactttcttttcccttccttcacATAAACTACATCACGATTACACTTGATtacattatatttattatacacaaataattatattagtaataaagaatattttaataaataacaataataataatacttttAGGTATGTCACTcagtgaaacaaaaatacaaaaatagtgGGAGTCTTATTTTTTCTAGTAGATCTAATTACATAAAGAACACTCTGATGAATTTGTACTCATGCAAAACTGTGTACATGggaactaaaacaaaaaaaacatacagaacaaagaaacagaaaaataaacaattttaacTTTGCTAATTAAATATAGGCCAGGCAAAAACCtcaaccaaaccaaccaaccaacccaaaaattcaaaaatccaaaccaacaaaaaaaaaaaaggaaaacaggaaaaagaagttaaaaaaaaaaaaaaaggtcagaaaaaaaaaggaaaaaaaaaaaaaaaaaaaggccaggCTGAAAAAATTTATTACAATGAGAAAGATAATTTCAAAATGTATGTTCCTAAAAGTATGTATGTAATCTGAAGTATCCTAAGTGCATTCAACTTTGTGATTcagttttatttgaaatttcagCCCCAGAAGAACTGGAAGATTTATACAGAAATAGCATTCATTTGGTTACCTTTACATTTTCCAAGACAATACCTAACATCATGTCAATCTTTGGGATTTTGTGAAAATGAAGCAGTTCCCTTTCTCTGTCTTATCTGCAGCTGTAAAAGACTGTCTCAGACTATGTATTTTAACTAGACAAATCTCTtacaaaatatattatataaatgttCCCAAAATCTCAAATAACAGAACTGCCATTAACGTTGAAGGAAATGCACCAAAACAAGTCTCAGGACAGTTGCTTAAAGGAAGACTCTAACTTGCATTGAAAACCTCCTTGTCTatcagtccctgccctcccacTTGTAGGTCAATATTCAAATAAA from Poecile atricapillus isolate bPoeAtr1 chromosome Z, bPoeAtr1.hap1, whole genome shotgun sequence encodes:
- the LOC131573638 gene encoding THAP domain-containing protein 5-like isoform X1 — translated: MPRYCAATRCKNRGGQNAKDQRKLSFYPFPLHDKERLEKWLRNMKRDSWTPSKHQLLCSDHFTPDSLDVRWGIRYLKNTAVPTIFSSPDDEEKDSSENSSQQVQREERTETNVVSEKVSVPLEPCIPKKNPVIAQNVEEKVFFSEVVCSTALSKPLQIQNLQLPDEGGFQADSVILDSSSEQYLHQPNPVLMTAAVQSVEGPSVQTSVEDSGGCTATVLQFTDPDYLNSSLKLNNAFGSVTDYAVENSVPHVVCSGEVQTSEDAVLLSTVTQTIEQFSGSEESVIAIIMPAESPEEPERVSSSFLPVKEEFLDIDKTEVIEYDGSEILQTEHSYCRQDIDRDHLWQKISKLHSKITLLEMQEVKTLGRLRSLEALIRQLKQENLLSEEKLKMVENYFTTLEVTMIQ
- the LOC131573638 gene encoding THAP domain-containing protein 5-like isoform X3 translates to MKRDSWTPSKHQLLCSDHFTPDSLDVRWGIRYLKNTAVPTIFSSPDDEEKDSSENSSQQVQREERTETNVVSEKVSVPLEPCIPKKNPVIAQNVEEKVFFSEVVCSTALSKPLQIQNLQLPDEGGFQADSVILDSSSEQYLHQPNPVLMTAAVQSVEGPSVQTSVEDSGGCTATVLQFTDPDYLNSSLKLNNAFGSVTDYAVENSVPHVVCSGEVQTSEDAVLLSTVTQTIEQFSGSEESVIAIIMPAESPEEPERVSSSFLPVKEEFLDIDKTEVIEYDGSEILQTEHSYCRQDIDRDHLWQKISKLHSKITLLEMQEVKTLGRLRSLEALIRQLKQENLLSEEKLKMVENYFTTLEVTMIQ
- the LOC131573638 gene encoding THAP domain-containing protein 5-like isoform X2 — translated: MTIYKPGEGPGRVSKFPLHDKERLEKWLRNMKRDSWTPSKHQLLCSDHFTPDSLDVRWGIRYLKNTAVPTIFSSPDDEEKDSSENSSQQVQREERTETNVVSEKVSVPLEPCIPKKNPVIAQNVEEKVFFSEVVCSTALSKPLQIQNLQLPDEGGFQADSVILDSSSEQYLHQPNPVLMTAAVQSVEGPSVQTSVEDSGGCTATVLQFTDPDYLNSSLKLNNAFGSVTDYAVENSVPHVVCSGEVQTSEDAVLLSTVTQTIEQFSGSEESVIAIIMPAESPEEPERVSSSFLPVKEEFLDIDKTEVIEYDGSEILQTEHSYCRQDIDRDHLWQKISKLHSKITLLEMQEVKTLGRLRSLEALIRQLKQENLLSEEKLKMVENYFTTLEVTMIQ